A single genomic interval of Streptomyces sp. BA2 harbors:
- a CDS encoding peptidylprolyl isomerase, whose translation MVSNDQRRRQLAREKFLRQQQRREAARRRARMRNAVIASALAVVVAGGAVTYAAGAFDGDSASNDEANASPTTKPDPCEKPAGGKVKPLSFKKEPKLTIDKSADYTMKLGTTCGDIDLNLSAAKAPHTVNSFNFLVNKGYLDHTKCHRLTAGGIFVLQCGDPKGTGEGDPGYSIPDENLKDKRLKGNVYPAGTVAMANQYNAEKKTGRDTGGSQFFLVYQDSQLPPDYTPFGTISDSGMKVLKKIADAGESTGQGDGAPNATVVINKATVSKS comes from the coding sequence GTGGTCAGCAACGATCAGCGGCGGCGTCAGCTCGCCCGGGAGAAGTTCTTGCGGCAGCAGCAGCGCCGGGAGGCCGCGCGGCGCAGGGCGCGGATGCGCAACGCGGTGATCGCCTCGGCGCTCGCCGTGGTCGTGGCAGGCGGCGCGGTGACGTACGCGGCGGGCGCCTTCGACGGCGACAGCGCGAGCAACGACGAGGCGAACGCGAGCCCCACCACCAAGCCGGACCCCTGCGAGAAGCCCGCGGGCGGCAAGGTGAAGCCGCTCAGCTTCAAGAAGGAACCGAAGCTGACGATCGACAAGTCGGCCGACTACACGATGAAGCTCGGCACCACCTGCGGCGACATCGACCTGAACCTGTCGGCGGCCAAGGCCCCGCACACGGTCAACTCCTTCAACTTCCTGGTGAACAAGGGCTACCTCGACCACACCAAGTGCCACCGGCTCACCGCGGGCGGCATCTTCGTGCTCCAGTGCGGCGACCCGAAGGGCACCGGCGAGGGCGACCCCGGCTACTCGATCCCGGACGAGAACCTCAAGGACAAGCGTCTGAAGGGGAACGTGTATCCGGCGGGCACGGTCGCGATGGCCAACCAGTACAACGCCGAGAAGAAGACGGGCCGGGACACCGGCGGCAGCCAGTTCTTCCTGGTCTACCAGGACAGTCAGCTCCCGCCCGACTACACACCGTTCGGGACCATTTCCGATTCCGGGATGAAGGTGCTCAAGAAGATCGCCGACGCCGGCGAGAGCACCGGCCAGGGCGACGGCGCCCCGAACGCGACGGTCGTCATCAACAAGGCGACCGTGTCGAAATCCTGA